A stretch of DNA from Cytophagia bacterium CHB2:
AGCCGGCAACTATTCGAAAAATTCGAATAGTTCAAAACGAAGGCGGGCGCTCAGTTTCGCGTGAAGTGGATTTCTACAATTTGGACGCCATCATCGCCGTCGGCTATCGCGTCAACAGCCGCCAAGCCACGCAGTTTCGCATTTGGGCGACACAAGTGCTGCGCGAGTTCATCATCAAAGGCTTTGTATTGGATGATGAACGCCTCAAGCAGGGCAAGCGTTTTGGCAAAGATTACTTCGACGAGCTGCTCGAGCGCATCCGTGAAATTCGTGCGAGCGAGCGGCGCTTTTATCTGAAAATAACCGACATTTACGAGCAGTGCAGCATCGATTACAATCGCGACGCAGAAATCACGCAGACCTTCTTCAAGACGGTGCAGAACAAGCTACATTGGGCCATCACCAAACAAACACCGCACATGGGATTGACGACGTGGAAAAATGCGCCGCACGGCAAAATCATGAAGTCGGACGTGAGCATAGCCAAAAACTATCTGGAAGAGAAAGAAATCAAAGCGCTGGAACGCGTCGTGACCATGTTTCTTGATTACGCCGAAAATCAAGCGGCGCGGCAGATTCCGATGAAAATGAAAGACTGGGTGGAGAAGCTGGACGCCTTTTTGAAGTTCAATGAATATGATATTTTGCAGAATGCAGGCAAAGTCTCTCATGAGGTCGCCAAAGCGTTGGCCGAGGAAGAATACTCGAAATTTCGGGTGATTCAAGATCAATCGTATGAAAGCGACTTTGAGAAAGCGACGAAAAAACTGAAAAGACCATGACCATGCAGTTGTGGCAAATTTTGCAACAACTGCGTGAGTATGAGTAGAATCAAACCATTGCGATACGACACCACTAGGACAAGCAGCAAGGAAAACCGCATGAACCGACACGTCAACGCCATTGCAGGACGCTTGAGTCTCCGGCCACCACAACGCCAGTCTTTGGAGATTTTACACCGCATTGCCGAGATCGTTCCACCGCAAGCAGGCGTGGAACGCGAAGCCGCGCTCGCCACGATTCGCCGCGAGTTTCCAACCGTGACGGATTTCGAAAGAGACTTCCCTTCTCTCTGCTTCGCGCTCGCCACCGGCGTGGGCAAGACGCGCTTGATGGGCGCGTTCATCAGCTTCCTGCGCCTGGCGCACGGCATCAACAATTTCTTCGTGCTCGCGCCGAACCTCACCATTTACAACAAGCTCATCACCGACTTCACGCCCAACACGCCGAAATACGTTTTCAAAGGCATCGCCGAGTTTGCTACCGAGCCGCCTTTGATTGTTACGGGCGATAACTACGAGAGCGGCAAAGGCGTGCGTGAGGGCGAACTGTTCGCGGCCGCGTTGCACATCAACATTTTTAATATTTCCAAAATCAATTCCGAAGTGCGCGGCGGCAGAGCGCCGCGCATCAAGCGGCTGTCGGAATATATCGGTGAAAGCTATTTCGATTACCTTGCCGACTTGAAAGATCTTGTGCTGATCATGGACGAGTCGCACCGTTACCGCGCTTCGGCTGGCGTGCGCGCCATCAATGAGTTGAAGCCGGTGCTGGGATTGGAGCTAACAGCCACTCCGTTTGTGGAAACCAGTCGCGGCCCAATCGCATTCAAGAATGTCATCTACGACTATCCACTGAGACGTGCGATGGAAGACGGATTCGTCAAAGAGCCGGCCGTGGTGACGCGCAAGGATTTCAATCCCTCCAGCATGTCCGCTGAAGAGATTGAACGCATGAAGCTCGAGGACGGTATCCGGCTGCACGAGAGCGTGAAAGTGGAA
This window harbors:
- a CDS encoding virulence RhuM family protein translates to MILYTTPDGAAKVEVFFQEETFWLSQRRMAELFEVEVNTINYHLKEIYASGELQEPATIRKIRIVQNEGGRSVSREVDFYNLDAIIAVGYRVNSRQATQFRIWATQVLREFIIKGFVLDDERLKQGKRFGKDYFDELLERIREIRASERRFYLKITDIYEQCSIDYNRDAEITQTFFKTVQNKLHWAITKQTPHMGLTTWKNAPHGKIMKSDVSIAKNYLEEKEIKALERVVTMFLDYAENQAARQIPMKMKDWVEKLDAFLKFNEYDILQNAGKVSHEVAKALAEEEYSKFRVIQDQSYESDFEKATKKLKRP
- a CDS encoding type III restriction endonuclease subunit R, which gives rise to MNRHVNAIAGRLSLRPPQRQSLEILHRIAEIVPPQAGVEREAALATIRREFPTVTDFERDFPSLCFALATGVGKTRLMGAFISFLRLAHGINNFFVLAPNLTIYNKLITDFTPNTPKYVFKGIAEFATEPPLIVTGDNYESGKGVREGELFAAALHINIFNISKINSEVRGGRAPRIKRLSEYIGESYFDYLADLKDLVLIMDESHRYRASAGVRAINELKPVLGLELTATPFVETSRGPIAFKNVIYDYPLRRAMEDGFVKEPAVVTRKDFNPSSMSAEEIERMKLEDGIRLHESVKVELETYARETGNSFVKPFLLVIARDTTHAGQLLQLIKSESFFDGRYKDKVIQVDSSKSGAEEDEMIQRLLAVESAKEPTEIVIHVNMLKEGWDVTNLYTIVPLRAANARTLIEQSIGRGLRLPYGKRTGVTAVDRLNIVAHDKFQEIVDEAKKPDSTIRLQQVVLNPEQLAQKTVTVVSQPQLATKLGLQPEYITPSTIVAGASVAPVFTKPEEQKV